The bacterium genomic interval CCTTTTCGAAACGGATGGGATCCATGATGTGCCAGCGATACAGACCAAAACGCATTTGCGAGTTGTACACGCCGTCCGGCTTGATCACCTGCGACAGGCCGCTGTAGGGCGTGGTGTAGGTTTGATACTGCTTGGTTTCAGGATTTTCGAAACCGTACGATCCACAAAAATAATCCTCTGTTCCGGTGCCGCAGATGGTGGGGAATTTCTGATCCCCGTCGATGAAGAATTTGATTTCGCCTTCGCCCCACCAGCCGTTGTTGTTCACGCCCCAGGCCATATAAACGCCTACATACTGGCCCCACCCTTTGACGCCGTCAAGGATCACATAGTCGGTTTTATAGGGCAGGGGATTGCTGCGGCGAAACTGGCAGTGCAAGTAGGCGGCGTCCTGCGGCACCTCGGTCAGGGTATAGTCGATCTGATAATACAGAACCATGGGTTCTTCGTCGATGTTTTCAAAGGTGATGCGGCATGATTTGCGGAAAGGCATTTCCCAATAGGAATTGAAGGCGCTGCCGGGGTTGACGCAAATCGGCAACGAGTTGATTTGACTGTACTGACCCCAGCCGCAGGCAAAGAAATCGCCCACCGGCGCTTCGATGGAGGGTTCGCTCTCACCGTCCCAGTAGCAACGAATGATGGAATAGCGCCAGTTGCCCGACGGCGTCATCCAGATGTGTTGGATGGCGCCGGGTCCCTGGACCTCCGCCAGCGTAACCAGCTTTTTCGCTTCAATCTTGATCGACGGAGATATTTTCCAGGTCTGGCCCAGTTCCCGGGCTGCCTTGGCGCCGGTGCCGTCCACGGCCATGCCGCCTTTGCCTTTTTCTCCGCTGAAATTCTCCGCGCTGATGGAACGGGTTTGCGCATGGGACAAGCGCGACAGATTGCCCAGGTTCATGTTCAGCCCGTTAAAAGCCTGCTGACTCGTTACGTCCGTGCTCAACAATCCGCCGGCCATAAGCACTCCCAACAAGATGTTTTTGTTTTTCATCGTCGCATCTCCTTAATCAAGGCTTAAAATGAAATCCACTGTTTTTGCATCCTGCCTCTTTTTAGCCTGGCTTTGTGTAAATATAGGTTATTACGAATTCGAGATCAAGATATTTGTAAACGTCCCGGCGATTTTGACGCTTGACCTGATTGTTGTGATTTTGTAATATATGCTGGTTCTCTCTGATGTGGATGGCTGGAATAATAAAGGGCTTCGATAAGAAATAACCAGTGTCGATGTTCATTCAGGTTATGCCAACAGCGCTTTTCAAGACCAAAGAAGCGCTGTAGGGGCCACGCGTTCGGTTTGCAGATCGGTTGTCGGATTGCTCTCGGTTTGCTGATGGGCTTTGAAGCCGTTGCGTTTAGTCTGATAGAAAGGAA includes:
- a CDS encoding DUF2961 domain-containing protein translates to MKNKNILLGVLMAGGLLSTDVTSQQAFNGLNMNLGNLSRLSHAQTRSISAENFSGEKGKGGMAVDGTGAKAARELGQTWKISPSIKIEAKKLVTLAEVQGPGAIQHIWMTPSGNWRYSIIRCYWDGESEPSIEAPVGDFFACGWGQYSQINSLPICVNPGSAFNSYWEMPFRKSCRITFENIDEEPMVLYYQIDYTLTEVPQDAAYLHCQFRRSNPLPYKTDYVILDGVKGWGQYVGVYMAWGVNNNGWWGEGEIKFFIDGDQKFPTICGTGTEDYFCGSYGFENPETKQYQTYTTPYSGLSQVIKPDGVYNSQMRFGLYRWHIMDPIRFEK